Proteins from one methanogenic archaeon mixed culture ISO4-G1 genomic window:
- a CDS encoding HAD-superfamily hydrolase: protein MPGTKLIIFDLDGTVNDSSPGIMHCYRRTAESYGVADVSEDAIRAGLCGPFFDNIMKILGLPAEKVPDAIHRYTEFYVKEGQSMARLFDGAAETIKELKNRGYKLGIATLMADLYAKGTLKNYGMLSLFDTVHGASLEVPLTKKDLLEMCLEDLGVGPEECVLVGDGIDDHLAAKELGIPFIGATYGYQVDREYCEKNDSRYVNKISDLLRMFQ, encoded by the coding sequence ATGCCCGGAACTAAGCTCATTATTTTCGACCTGGACGGAACGGTCAACGATTCGTCCCCCGGTATCATGCACTGCTACCGCAGGACGGCCGAGAGCTACGGTGTGGCGGACGTCTCCGAGGATGCCATCAGGGCAGGCCTCTGCGGCCCCTTCTTCGACAACATAATGAAGATCCTCGGACTGCCCGCGGAAAAGGTCCCGGATGCCATCCACAGGTACACGGAGTTCTATGTGAAGGAAGGGCAGAGCATGGCCAGACTCTTCGACGGTGCGGCCGAGACGATAAAGGAACTCAAGAACAGGGGTTACAAGCTGGGCATCGCCACGCTCATGGCCGATCTGTACGCCAAGGGCACCCTGAAGAACTATGGCATGCTATCGCTGTTCGATACCGTTCACGGCGCAAGCCTGGAGGTCCCCCTGACTAAGAAGGACCTTCTGGAGATGTGCCTGGAGGATCTGGGTGTGGGACCGGAGGAATGCGTTCTCGTAGGGGATGGCATCGACGACCATCTTGCCGCGAAGGAACTTGGGATCCCGTTCATCGGTGCCACATACGGCTATCAGGTGGACAGGGAATACTGCGAGAAGAACGACTCACGCTACGTAAACAAGATCTCGGATCTTCTGAGAATGTTCCAGTGA
- a CDS encoding short-chain dehydrogenase/reductase produces the protein METIAIVTGASSGMGEEFCKQLDSKGLDSIWLVARRKELMESVADSLNTSTRIFAMDLTDRSCIDSLLETIDSERPNIKYLVNCAGFGKFGMTWELPRETTRSMIDLNVCATVDITDGCIPFMENGGHIIELDSASAYIPMYYLNIYASTKAFVKHYCNALRLELKDKGITVTEVSPGWVKTEFIDITVTENNVPPRVFNGAVTKEAVVQKALIAAEKGKKRSVCGIKNKLIVSISYHFPGLASRLWKGFFH, from the coding sequence ATGGAAACGATAGCCATCGTTACCGGCGCCTCCTCCGGCATGGGAGAGGAATTCTGCAAACAATTGGATTCCAAAGGTCTGGACTCCATCTGGCTCGTTGCCAGGAGAAAAGAACTTATGGAATCCGTCGCCGATTCCCTCAATACTTCTACACGCATCTTCGCGATGGATCTCACCGACAGGTCCTGCATCGACTCGCTCCTTGAGACCATCGATTCGGAAAGACCGAACATCAAATACCTTGTGAACTGCGCAGGGTTCGGGAAGTTCGGCATGACCTGGGAACTCCCGAGGGAAACGACCCGTTCCATGATCGACCTCAACGTGTGCGCCACGGTCGACATCACCGACGGCTGCATCCCGTTCATGGAGAACGGAGGGCACATCATCGAACTCGATTCCGCATCGGCCTACATACCGATGTACTATCTGAACATCTACGCATCCACAAAGGCCTTCGTGAAGCATTACTGCAACGCACTGAGGCTCGAGCTGAAGGACAAGGGCATCACGGTCACCGAGGTCTCTCCCGGGTGGGTGAAGACGGAGTTCATAGACATCACGGTCACCGAGAACAACGTTCCGCCGAGGGTGTTCAACGGAGCGGTCACTAAAGAGGCTGTCGTGCAGAAAGCTCTGATCGCAGCGGAAAAGGGGAAGAAGAGATCCGTATGCGGAATCAAGAACAAACTCATCGTTTCCATCTCATATCACTTCCCCGGCCTTGCATCTAGGCTCTGGAAAGGCTTTTTCCATTGA
- a CDS encoding small-conductance mechanosensitive channel, protein MTKEKTEKQELSDAQRENRIIMVALVILGIISAIAIFFDAQIFGPESIFIDDPTGNSFIDGIYHDIPSILRTCQILFVALLLFVILSALKNRITTDTHFQTAIRLIVSFARYAIFIVAIIMVLSAWGVDTRTLLVSAGILGLIIGLGAQSLIADIIAGLFIVFDGEYKVGDFIVVDGWRGSVMEIGIRTTKIKDEGGNIKYMNNSTINAVVNQSQDLSYIRCELAIFYTADLESVELAIKEYMPRIKDKIPYIVNGPYYKGVQDMNDSSVNLLFLAQCEEKDFYPARRALNREIYRMANEMGIQIPYPQIVINQADADNGFSEKSTAKQKREATAYVYDQAYESEGMEAENAN, encoded by the coding sequence ATGACAAAAGAGAAAACAGAAAAACAAGAGCTCTCGGATGCTCAGAGGGAGAACCGCATCATAATGGTCGCCCTCGTCATCCTGGGAATAATCTCAGCGATAGCGATATTCTTCGATGCACAGATTTTCGGTCCGGAATCGATATTCATAGACGACCCGACCGGTAACTCGTTCATCGACGGCATATACCACGACATACCCAGCATCCTCAGGACCTGCCAGATCCTGTTCGTTGCGCTGCTGCTGTTCGTCATCCTCAGCGCGCTGAAGAACAGGATCACCACGGATACGCACTTCCAGACGGCGATCAGGCTGATCGTCAGCTTCGCCAGATATGCTATATTCATAGTGGCGATCATCATGGTCCTCTCCGCATGGGGAGTCGACACCCGCACACTGCTTGTCAGTGCAGGTATCTTGGGACTGATCATAGGTCTCGGAGCCCAGTCGCTCATAGCGGATATCATCGCCGGACTGTTCATCGTCTTCGACGGTGAATACAAGGTCGGCGACTTCATCGTCGTGGACGGCTGGAGAGGCTCCGTGATGGAGATCGGAATCCGTACAACCAAGATCAAGGACGAGGGCGGCAACATCAAGTACATGAACAACAGCACGATCAATGCCGTTGTCAACCAGAGCCAGGACCTCTCCTACATCAGATGCGAGCTCGCCATCTTCTATACCGCCGACCTTGAAAGCGTGGAACTCGCAATCAAAGAATACATGCCCAGGATCAAGGACAAGATCCCCTACATCGTCAACGGACCATACTACAAGGGTGTCCAGGACATGAACGACTCCTCGGTAAACCTCCTGTTCTTAGCGCAATGTGAAGAGAAGGACTTCTATCCCGCCAGGAGAGCTCTCAACAGGGAGATCTACAGGATGGCCAACGAGATGGGCATTCAGATCCCGTACCCGCAGATCGTCATCAACCAGGCGGATGCGGACAACGGATTCTCGGAGAAGTCCACTGCCAAGCAGAAGCGCGAGGCAACCGCATACGTCTACGACCAGGCCTACGAGTCCGAGGGAATGGAAGCGGAGAACGCAAACTGA